The following are encoded together in the Juglans microcarpa x Juglans regia isolate MS1-56 chromosome 2D, Jm3101_v1.0, whole genome shotgun sequence genome:
- the LOC121250967 gene encoding uncharacterized protein LOC121250967 has protein sequence MEEDQETIPTSPRQASSSSSSSSSYILLLRVMSKRRTWVCIFVTVYAMLLTSSWNFLKSILSWYKLQAQQSSSASRWPALYASVLLGAVFGLLSMVAALAVLVPATLVTWITVMVLLTFFGKPRTTLVVEGRKITREIVSFVIKILLKEGNVVAAVCAVLGYFALVKRNSEGDLVNR, from the coding sequence ATGGAAGAAGACCAAGAAACCATACCCACTTCACCTAGACAGGCATCAtcgtcatcttcttcatcatcatcgtACATCTTACTTCTTAGGGTTATGAGCAAAAGGAGAACATGGGTATGTATTTTTGTTACCGTATATGCCATGCTTTTAACTTCGTCCTGGAATTTCCTCAAATCCATACTTTCTTGGTACAAATTACAAGCCCAGCAGTCTTCCTCAGCTTCTAGATGGCCTGCCCTCTATGCTTCTGTGCTTCTTGGGGCTGTTTTTGGGTTGCTTTCAATGGTTGCAGCCCTAGCAGTGTTGGTTCCTGCCACTTTGGTGACATGGATCACAGTTATGGTTTTACTCACCTTTTTTGGGAAGCCCAGGACGACTTTGGTTGTGGAAGGGAGGAAGATTACTAGGGAAATTGTTAGCTTTGTGATCAAGATCTTGTTGAAGGAAGGGAATGTTGTGGCTGCTGTTTGTGCTGTTTTGGGTTACTTTGCTCTTGTCAAGAGGAATAGCGAGGGAGATTTAGTGAACAGGTAA